A portion of the Patescibacteria group bacterium genome contains these proteins:
- the smpB gene encoding SsrA-binding protein SmpB, protein MNKKFKSGVFAINKKARLKYQVLETIEAGLILNGAETKSIKNHQVNLGDAFAQILGGEIWLIGTHVSPYKYSKISFDPKRSRKLLLNKAEIVQIAGKLQKGLTLVPLKLYSKKNRIKLELGLARGLKTYHKKQILKERDLAKNARRELRDFN, encoded by the coding sequence ATGAATAAAAAATTTAAATCAGGCGTTTTTGCGATTAATAAAAAAGCCCGGCTAAAATATCAGGTTTTAGAAACCATTGAAGCTGGGTTAATTTTAAATGGCGCTGAAACCAAATCGATTAAAAATCATCAGGTTAATTTGGGTGATGCCTTTGCCCAAATTTTAGGCGGTGAAATTTGGTTAATTGGGACACACGTTTCGCCATATAAATATTCTAAAATCAGTTTTGATCCTAAAAGATCTCGAAAATTATTGTTAAATAAAGCTGAGATTGTACAAATTGCGGGCAAATTACAAAAAGGGCTCACTTTAGTGCCCTTAAAATTATATTCGAAAAAGAATCGTATTAAACTCGAACTCGGTCTCGCCAGAGGCTTAAAAACTTATCATAAAAAACAAATTCTTAAAGAAAGAGATCTCGCTAAAAACGCCCGAAGAGAACTCCGCGACTTTAACTAA
- a CDS encoding AI-2E family transporter has translation MEKKTIEISTSTLLKILFIIFLIWLAWRISGIIILLAVVLIIFAALNPTVDWFEAKKIPRILSAIIIYIIGLAILAGISYLIIPPLVLQIQDLIDNAPNIISQVSSSYHFLQNFFSQQSSIITILQKPLSTASDQLAKFSINIFSTARGFFTAIGAIVTILVLVFYLLIEKNGLKNIVEPFLPIHQKTAIFTILHKVREKWGAWMRGQIILCIIIAVIDFIALFILGVPYALALAVWAGLTEIIPYLGPVLGAIPALIVAYFVSPWLALIVLIIFVIVQQLEGHILVPKIMQKAVGLSPVIIIVALLIGGVLAGILGVILAVPIMAGMYVLISEWQNLVKKSDE, from the coding sequence ATGGAGAAAAAAACGATCGAAATTTCAACCAGTACTTTGTTAAAAATTTTATTTATTATCTTTTTGATTTGGTTGGCTTGGCGTATATCTGGAATTATTATTCTATTAGCTGTCGTGCTGATCATTTTTGCCGCTTTAAATCCAACCGTAGACTGGTTTGAAGCCAAAAAAATTCCCCGGATTCTTTCGGCAATAATTATTTATATTATCGGTCTGGCGATCTTAGCTGGAATTTCATATTTAATCATTCCGCCCTTAGTCTTGCAGATTCAAGATTTAATCGATAATGCCCCAAATATTATTAGCCAGGTTTCTTCTTCTTATCATTTTTTACAAAACTTTTTCTCACAGCAATCTTCAATTATAACAATTTTGCAAAAACCCCTCTCAACTGCTTCTGACCAATTGGCAAAATTCTCAATAAATATCTTTTCCACGGCACGCGGCTTTTTTACGGCAATTGGTGCAATCGTGACAATTTTAGTCTTAGTTTTTTACCTTTTGATTGAAAAGAATGGTTTGAAAAATATCGTTGAACCATTTTTACCGATCCACCAAAAAACTGCAATTTTCACAATTCTTCATAAAGTTCGAGAAAAATGGGGCGCTTGGATGAGAGGCCAAATTATTTTATGCATTATTATTGCGGTAATTGATTTTATCGCCTTGTTTATTCTGGGAGTTCCGTATGCTTTAGCCCTGGCGGTCTGGGCTGGATTAACGGAAATAATTCCATATTTGGGACCAGTTTTGGGCGCCATTCCTGCCTTAATTGTCGCTTATTTTGTTTCACCCTGGCTAGCCTTGATAGTTTTAATCATCTTCGTGATTGTCCAACAACTCGAAGGACATATTTTGGTACCTAAAATCATGCAAAAAGCAGTCGGTTTGTCACCAGTTATTATTATTGTGGCACTTTTAATCGGTGGCGTCTTAGCTGGCATTTTAGGAGTAATTTTGGCCGTACCAATCATGGCTGGAATGTATGTTCTTATTTCAGAGTGGCAAAATTTAGTTAAAAAAAGCGATGAATAA
- the murI gene encoding glutamate racemase, with protein MIGVFDSGLGGLIVLKEILKKSPNESTVYFGDLAHLPYGNKSPETVIKHALEGVNFLKQQGAKIIIIACNTASAYAMSTLYKKFPKITFFDVISPAVQKALANTKNQQIGVIATRATIQSSAYEKAILQKSKSELKIKVYSQACPLLVPLIEEGWEKQPETNLILKKYLKPLSQKKIDTLILGCTHFPKLKNQIKKIIKHQANIIDSAQTVSSKLQQYLSKNKIKNNSRPKHTFFVSDLSLGIEKMAKHFLSRNRIKFQKIVFTN; from the coding sequence ATGATTGGTGTTTTTGATTCGGGTTTGGGCGGTTTAATTGTTTTAAAAGAAATTTTAAAAAAGAGCCCAAATGAATCAACCGTTTATTTTGGCGATTTAGCCCATCTTCCATATGGAAATAAATCTCCAGAAACTGTTATTAAACACGCTCTTGAGGGGGTTAATTTTTTAAAACAACAAGGGGCAAAAATTATCATCATTGCCTGCAATACTGCTTCGGCATATGCCATGTCAACTCTATATAAAAAATTTCCAAAAATAACTTTTTTTGATGTTATCTCTCCTGCAGTTCAAAAAGCCCTGGCTAACACTAAAAATCAGCAAATTGGTGTCATCGCCACCCGCGCCACCATACAAAGTTCTGCCTACGAAAAAGCGATTCTTCAAAAATCCAAATCTGAATTAAAAATCAAGGTCTACAGCCAAGCTTGCCCTTTACTCGTTCCTTTAATTGAAGAAGGCTGGGAAAAACAACCCGAAACAAACCTAATTCTCAAAAAATATTTAAAACCTTTGAGCCAAAAAAAGATTGATACTTTAATTTTAGGCTGTACTCATTTTCCAAAACTCAAAAATCAAATTAAAAAAATTATCAAGCATCAAGCCAATATAATCGATTCTGCTCAAACTGTTAGCTCAAAACTTCAACAATATTTATCCAAAAATAAAATTAAAAATAATTCGAGACCAAAACACACCTTTTTTGTTTCCGACCTTAGCCTAGGTATCGAAAAAATGGCGAAACACTTTTTATCCCGAAATCGAATTAAATTTCAAAAAATCGTCTTTACCAATTAA
- a CDS encoding CvpA family protein encodes MDMNIIDIAIIAILAISVLIGFWRGFFDELFTLIGFAISVVASLFLYPYLGQTLAESFKFSIGLANLIGFLVIFVGVEIIWTIISGIILRRTLKPLVERWNQNRAFKIINRLLGMIPGLINGFIAINIIIINLVILPLSPALKSTMSDSKFTPFLLNKFSFFDQKIENLLAPAEKETRAKIDNLLGAIFPGENQTISFPGNLELTINYNAEKRMLELINAERSKQGLGSLIADPALSAIARKHSLEMFKLSYFDHNSPVTGTPTDRLLAAKINFKTAGENLAYAPDVEVAHNGLMNSPGHRANILSPNFHKIGIGIISADNWGEMFTQEFTD; translated from the coding sequence ATGGATATGAATATTATTGATATTGCCATTATTGCAATTTTAGCAATTTCCGTCCTCATTGGCTTTTGGCGAGGCTTTTTTGACGAATTATTCACACTTATTGGCTTTGCTATTTCGGTGGTGGCAAGCTTATTTTTATACCCTTATCTCGGTCAAACTTTAGCCGAAAGTTTTAAGTTTAGCATTGGTTTAGCCAATTTAATTGGTTTTTTGGTAATTTTTGTGGGCGTGGAAATTATTTGGACCATTATTTCGGGAATAATTCTCAGAAGAACTCTCAAGCCCCTAGTTGAAAGATGGAATCAAAATCGAGCCTTTAAAATTATAAATAGGCTTTTAGGCATGATTCCCGGTCTCATTAATGGTTTTATCGCCATTAATATTATCATTATTAATTTGGTCATTTTACCTTTGAGTCCGGCATTAAAATCAACTATGTCTGACTCAAAATTCACCCCATTTCTCCTAAACAAGTTCTCCTTTTTTGATCAGAAAATTGAAAATTTATTAGCTCCGGCCGAAAAGGAAACTCGAGCTAAAATCGATAATTTATTAGGCGCCATTTTCCCAGGAGAAAATCAGACCATTTCTTTTCCCGGCAATCTTGAGCTGACTATCAACTATAACGCCGAAAAAAGGATGCTTGAACTAATTAACGCAGAAAGAAGCAAACAAGGTCTAGGCTCTCTTATTGCCGATCCCGCCCTATCCGCGATTGCCCGCAAACATTCTTTAGAAATGTTTAAATTATCATATTTTGATCACAATTCGCCTGTCACTGGCACTCCGACCGATCGTTTATTGGCCGCAAAAATTAATTTTAAAACTGCGGGCGAAAATTTAGCTTATGCCCCGGATGTTGAGGTTGCGCATAATGGGCTGATGAATAGTCCTGGACATCGCGCTAATATTTTATCTCCTAATTTTCATAAAATTGGCATCGGGATAATTTCAGCTGATAATTGGGGAGAGATGTTCACCCAAGAATTTACTGATTAG
- the thrS gene encoding threonine--tRNA ligase, with product MSDKKQATKLETMRHSCSHVLAEAVLEIFPEAKLGIGPATADGFYYDFQLPVPLSEKDLPKIEDRMKAIIKNNKAFEKSIISREEAQKLFKKLEQPLKLELIAELPKDDKITIYRTGNFIDLCRGPHLASTGKIGPLKLTSIAGAYWRGSEQNQQLQRIYGTCFNDNSELSEYLEKLEEAEKRDHRKLGKALDLYSVSDDIGPGLILWHPKGSVIRKIIEDFWREEHLKRDYQLVFSPHIARELIWKKSGHLDFYSENMFSSFGIEGDHYLIKPMNCPFHIAIYKTHLHSYKDLPIRYAELGMVYRYEKSGVLHGLTRVRGFTQDDAHIFCTQGQMEDELVKTVKLAQFMLKKFGFKNYKVYLATRPEDFVGKIEIWDKAEKALDSALKKAGVEFQIDDGEGVFYGPKIDIKLEDSLGRLWQGPTIQIDFNEPKKFKVNYTGDDGQEHQAIMIHRTVLGSMERFFGCLVEHYAGAFPWWLAPVQVKVVQITDRNQKYAKKIVEELSRRKLRVELDDRNESVGKKIRDAELEKVPYILVVGDKEEKAESVSVRKRGSKELKSLKIDKFILQVTE from the coding sequence ATGTCAGATAAAAAACAAGCCACCAAATTAGAAACAATGCGCCATTCCTGCAGTCATGTTTTGGCTGAGGCGGTTTTAGAAATTTTTCCTGAAGCAAAATTAGGCATTGGTCCAGCCACGGCTGATGGTTTTTATTATGATTTTCAACTGCCGGTGCCGTTATCTGAAAAAGATTTGCCAAAAATTGAAGACCGAATGAAAGCAATTATTAAAAATAACAAAGCTTTTGAAAAAAGCATAATTTCTCGTGAAGAAGCTCAAAAACTTTTCAAAAAATTAGAGCAACCCTTAAAATTAGAATTAATCGCTGAATTGCCAAAAGATGATAAAATAACCATTTATAGGACTGGTAATTTTATTGATTTATGCCGTGGGCCACACTTGGCGTCGACTGGTAAAATTGGACCTTTAAAATTAACTTCAATCGCCGGGGCATATTGGCGCGGTTCAGAACAAAATCAACAATTACAGCGGATTTACGGAACATGTTTTAATGATAACAGCGAGCTTTCAGAATATTTAGAAAAACTTGAAGAAGCGGAAAAGCGTGATCATCGCAAATTAGGCAAAGCCTTAGATTTATATTCGGTCTCAGATGATATTGGGCCTGGTTTGATTTTATGGCATCCAAAAGGATCGGTGATTAGAAAAATTATTGAAGATTTTTGGCGTGAAGAACATTTAAAGCGGGACTACCAATTGGTTTTCTCGCCTCATATTGCTCGAGAATTGATTTGGAAAAAATCCGGACACTTGGATTTTTACTCAGAAAATATGTTTTCTTCGTTTGGTATTGAAGGCGATCATTATTTGATTAAACCGATGAATTGCCCTTTTCACATTGCGATTTATAAAACCCATTTACACTCTTATAAAGATTTGCCAATTCGCTATGCTGAACTTGGCATGGTTTACCGATATGAAAAATCTGGAGTTTTGCATGGTTTAACTCGGGTGCGAGGTTTTACCCAGGATGATGCGCACATCTTTTGTACTCAAGGCCAAATGGAAGATGAGTTAGTAAAAACCGTAAAATTAGCGCAATTTATGTTAAAGAAATTTGGTTTTAAAAATTATAAAGTCTATCTGGCGACTCGACCTGAGGATTTTGTGGGCAAAATTGAAATTTGGGATAAAGCGGAAAAAGCCTTAGATTCAGCTTTAAAAAAAGCCGGCGTAGAATTTCAAATAGATGACGGCGAAGGCGTTTTTTATGGTCCCAAAATTGATATTAAATTAGAAGATTCTTTGGGCCGGTTATGGCAAGGTCCCACAATTCAGATTGATTTTAACGAACCAAAGAAATTTAAGGTTAATTACACTGGTGATGACGGTCAAGAACATCAAGCGATTATGATTCATCGCACCGTCTTAGGTTCAATGGAAAGATTTTTTGGTTGTTTAGTTGAGCATTATGCAGGGGCATTTCCATGGTGGTTGGCGCCAGTTCAAGTAAAGGTGGTGCAAATTACTGATCGAAATCAAAAATATGCTAAAAAGATTGTTGAAGAATTGAGCAGGCGAAAATTAAGGGTTGAATTAGATGATCGAAATGAATCGGTAGGTAAAAAAATCCGCGACGCGGAATTAGAAAAAGTGCCTTATATTTTAGTAGTTGGCGATAAAGAAGAAAAAGCAGAATCTGTTTCAGTGCGAAAGCGGGGGAGTAAAGAGCTGAAAAGCTTAAAAATTGATAAATTTATACTTCAAGTCACCGAATAA
- a CDS encoding MiaB/RimO family radical SAM methylthiotransferase gives MKYFIVTLGCQMNISDSERLKTVCEKSGLKSVPPAGGTDLVIINACSVRQAAVDRIFGRIKVWQKKSKPLIFLTGCILPADIKKLTPRVDWIFKINDLNKLAKKIQEITHLEKSWLCPKNYSKITPQYSKKDEVYIPIIYGCNNFCSYCAVPFTRGREKSRSEQEIIAEVKKAVKNGAKKIMLLGQNVNRYKLKNQKSKIKMTRKNSKLLNTKTPFVELLKKLIKIPGNFQLLFMSPNPWDFPAELIKLIATEPKISKQIHLPVQSGDDQILKRMNRPYTSKQYLDLVSNLRSQISGLKLSTDIIVGFPGETKKAFQNTPLLCRKAQFDKAYISQYSPRPDTAAARLKDDVSRLEKKRRWQILNTLINK, from the coding sequence ATGAAATATTTTATTGTAACGCTCGGTTGTCAAATGAACATTTCTGATTCCGAGCGTCTAAAAACAGTTTGCGAAAAGAGCGGACTAAAATCAGTCCCGCCAGCTGGCGGGACTGATTTGGTAATTATCAATGCTTGCTCGGTCCGCCAAGCCGCGGTTGATCGAATCTTTGGCCGCATTAAAGTCTGGCAAAAAAAATCAAAACCGCTCATTTTCCTTACCGGCTGCATTCTACCGGCAGATATTAAAAAACTTACCCCTAGAGTTGACTGGATTTTTAAAATTAATGATCTTAATAAGCTAGCAAAAAAAATTCAAGAAATCACCCACTTGGAAAAAAGCTGGCTTTGTCCGAAAAATTATTCCAAAATCACCCCTCAATATTCTAAAAAGGATGAAGTTTATATTCCTATTATATATGGATGTAACAACTTCTGTTCTTATTGTGCTGTCCCCTTTACCCGAGGTCGCGAAAAATCTCGCTCGGAGCAAGAAATTATTGCCGAAGTCAAAAAAGCGGTCAAAAATGGCGCGAAAAAAATAATGCTCCTTGGGCAAAATGTGAATCGTTATAAATTAAAAAATCAAAAATCAAAAATCAAAATGACAAGAAAAAATTCAAAATTATTAAATACAAAAACTCCATTTGTGGAATTATTGAAAAAATTAATCAAGATCCCGGGTAATTTTCAGCTTCTTTTTATGAGCCCGAATCCCTGGGATTTTCCGGCTGAATTAATCAAACTAATTGCCACCGAGCCTAAAATATCTAAACAAATCCACCTTCCAGTCCAATCTGGCGATGATCAGATTTTAAAGCGCATGAACCGACCTTATACTTCAAAACAATATTTAGACTTAGTCTCAAATCTCAGGTCTCAAATCTCGGGTCTGAAACTCTCCACCGATATTATTGTCGGATTTCCTGGCGAAACAAAAAAAGCTTTTCAAAACACACCCTTGCTTTGTCGAAAAGCTCAATTTGACAAGGCTTACATCTCCCAATATTCACCCAGACCTGACACTGCCGCGGCTCGTCTCAAAGATGACGTTTCACGCCTCGAGAAGAAACGTCGCTGGCAGATTTTAAACACATTAATTAATAAATAG
- a CDS encoding 50S ribosomal protein L25, with product MEMTKLNAQIRNTFGKKNQALRKSGFIPAILYGHKTKNISLQIPHKDFEKVFEEAGQTTLVDLKIENENPKKVLIQEVQIDPISGDAIHTDLYQVKMTEKIKTDVPISAEGESAAVKDLEGSLILQKATVETETFPQDLIHEIKIDISSLKTFEDRILVSDLKVPETITILDNPDEVVAMVMPPRSEEELAELEEKVEEKVEEVEVEAEAEKGEETEVAAGTEEAQGEKTATPATPTPAPENPENNNPR from the coding sequence ATGGAAATGACAAAACTAAACGCGCAAATCCGAAACACTTTCGGCAAAAAAAATCAGGCTTTGAGAAAATCAGGCTTTATTCCGGCTATTTTATATGGCCATAAAACCAAGAATATAAGTTTGCAGATTCCTCATAAAGATTTTGAAAAAGTCTTTGAGGAAGCTGGCCAAACCACTTTGGTTGATTTAAAAATTGAAAATGAAAATCCGAAAAAAGTTTTAATCCAAGAAGTCCAAATTGACCCAATTTCAGGTGACGCAATTCACACTGATTTATATCAAGTGAAAATGACCGAAAAAATTAAAACCGATGTTCCAATTTCAGCTGAAGGCGAATCTGCGGCAGTGAAAGACTTGGAAGGCAGTTTAATCCTGCAAAAAGCGACGGTGGAAACTGAAACATTCCCTCAAGATTTAATTCACGAAATTAAAATTGATATTTCTAGCCTTAAAACTTTCGAAGACCGTATTTTAGTTTCTGATTTGAAAGTCCCGGAAACTATCACAATTTTAGATAATCCGGATGAAGTGGTGGCAATGGTGATGCCGCCTCGTTCGGAAGAAGAATTAGCTGAATTGGAAGAAAAAGTTGAAGAAAAGGTTGAAGAAGTCGAAGTTGAAGCGGAAGCTGAAAAAGGCGAAGAAACAGAAGTTGCCGCTGGTACCGAAGAAGCACAGGGTGAAAAAACGGCCACACCCGCTACTCCAACTCCGGCGCCGGAAAATCCTGAAAATAACAATCCTCGATAA
- the uvrB gene encoding excinuclease ABC subunit UvrB: MNFKLVSTFNPTGDQPTAIEKLNSGLKKNYKFQTLLGVTGSGKTFAMANLIAKYQKPTLIISHNKTLAAQLTSEFRQFFPENSVNYFVSYYDYYQPEAYLPRTDTYIEKETNINDEIDRLRHAATQALATRKDVIIVASVSCIFGLGSPVLYDQTKISLAKNQNQTMTELFKKLVAIQYRRNDFEMVRGSFRPRGDVLEILPAYGEEVIRLEFFGNRLEKILTLSPISGEVISTLNNIDLFPATHYITDESVTKLATAQIRQDLKKQVSLLKNQDKILEAHRLESRTNFDLEMIQETGFCSGIENYSRYFDRRQAGKPPFTLLDFFPKDFLLIIDESHMTVPQIRGMYNQDKARKQTLVDFGFRLPSAMDNRPLNFEEFEKRLGTTIFTTATPGPFELEKSNQVVEQIIRPTGLIDPEIEIRPTQGQISDLIVEVKKRIASKQRVLITTLTKRLAEELTEFLVEKGIKTAYLHHEIDTLERPQILRDLRLGVYDVLVGINLLREGLDLPEVSLVAILDAGKEGFLRSRWSLIQVMGRAARHQMGQVIMYADKTTKSMREAIAETGRRRKIQLAHNLRHGIKPQSIQKEIGEEFIAPKEEVINLDKIPKDELKRLIVNLQNQMELASKNLQFEKAAEIRDEIIELKKAAQGSKVRIKKLFE; the protein is encoded by the coding sequence ATGAATTTCAAATTAGTTTCTACATTTAATCCTACCGGTGATCAACCTACAGCGATTGAAAAACTAAATTCTGGCCTGAAAAAGAATTATAAATTTCAAACTCTTTTGGGCGTGACCGGTTCTGGTAAAACCTTTGCCATGGCTAATTTGATCGCCAAATATCAAAAACCTACCTTAATTATTTCCCATAACAAAACCTTAGCCGCCCAACTGACCTCAGAATTTCGACAATTTTTCCCGGAAAACTCAGTCAATTATTTTGTTTCATATTATGATTATTACCAGCCTGAAGCGTATTTACCGCGTACTGACACATATATTGAAAAAGAAACCAACATCAACGACGAAATTGACCGACTCCGCCATGCTGCTACCCAAGCCTTGGCAACTCGGAAAGATGTCATTATTGTCGCTTCGGTTTCTTGTATTTTTGGTTTAGGTTCACCAGTTTTGTACGACCAAACCAAAATTAGCTTAGCGAAAAATCAAAATCAAACCATGACTGAACTCTTTAAAAAATTAGTGGCCATCCAATATAGAAGAAATGATTTTGAGATGGTACGAGGCAGTTTCCGACCCAGAGGTGATGTTTTGGAAATTTTACCAGCCTATGGTGAAGAAGTCATCCGTTTGGAATTTTTTGGTAACCGGCTTGAAAAAATTCTCACCCTTTCGCCTATTTCTGGCGAGGTCATTTCAACTCTCAATAATATTGATCTTTTTCCGGCTACCCATTACATCACAGACGAAAGTGTCACCAAATTAGCCACCGCCCAAATTCGCCAAGATCTCAAAAAACAAGTTTCGCTGTTAAAAAATCAAGACAAAATTCTCGAAGCGCACCGTCTTGAATCTCGAACTAATTTTGACCTGGAAATGATTCAAGAAACTGGTTTTTGCTCGGGGATTGAAAATTATTCCCGTTATTTTGACCGACGCCAAGCGGGTAAACCACCTTTTACGCTTTTGGATTTCTTTCCTAAAGATTTTTTATTAATTATTGATGAATCACATATGACCGTGCCGCAAATTCGTGGTATGTATAATCAAGACAAAGCTCGAAAACAAACCTTGGTTGATTTTGGTTTTCGTTTGCCTTCGGCTATGGATAACCGGCCTTTGAACTTTGAGGAATTTGAAAAAAGGCTCGGCACCACAATTTTTACCACTGCCACACCAGGTCCGTTTGAATTAGAAAAATCAAACCAGGTCGTGGAACAAATTATTAGACCTACCGGTTTAATCGACCCGGAAATTGAAATTCGACCCACTCAAGGACAAATTAGTGATTTGATTGTTGAGGTAAAAAAAAGAATTGCCTCAAAACAACGCGTTTTGATCACTACTTTAACTAAAAGATTGGCCGAAGAACTGACTGAATTTTTAGTTGAAAAAGGCATTAAAACCGCTTATTTGCACCATGAAATCGATACCTTGGAGCGACCGCAAATTTTGCGCGATCTCAGGCTTGGAGTTTATGATGTTTTGGTGGGTATTAATTTGTTGCGCGAAGGTTTGGATCTGCCTGAGGTTTCATTGGTGGCGATTTTAGATGCAGGCAAGGAAGGTTTTTTGCGCAGCCGTTGGTCGCTCATTCAGGTGATGGGGCGTGCTGCCCGTCATCAGATGGGTCAAGTGATAATGTATGCGGATAAAACCACCAAATCTATGCGCGAAGCGATCGCAGAAACTGGCCGTCGTCGTAAAATTCAACTTGCACATAACCTCAGACACGGTATAAAACCTCAATCAATCCAAAAAGAAATTGGTGAAGAATTTATTGCTCCAAAAGAAGAAGTGATAAATTTAGATAAAATTCCCAAAGATGAGCTAAAACGATTGATTGTCAATTTACAGAATCAGATGGAATTGGCTTCAAAAAATTTACAATTTGAAAAAGCCGCCGAAATCCGCGATGAAATTATTGAATTAAAAAAAGCCGCCCAGGGTTCTAAGGTGCGGATTAAAAAGCTATTTGAATAA
- the trmD gene encoding tRNA (guanosine(37)-N1)-methyltransferase TrmD yields MIIDILTLFPGAYLGFLDQSLILRAQKNKIVKINVIDLRKYTKDKHRTVDDRPYGGGPGMVMRVDIVDRALKNLKSKVKSKKLKVILLTPQGKTFHQKMAQRLSKFDHLILICGHFEGFDERIRKLVDMEISVGDFVLTGGELASQVVCDAVVRLIPGVVGKEESLKEESFSNSLLEYPQYTRPEIYQKMAVPKILLSGNHAQIQKWRQKMSLSKTKKNRPDLLKNN; encoded by the coding sequence ATGATTATTGATATTTTAACTTTATTCCCTGGGGCTTATTTAGGCTTTTTAGACCAAAGCCTGATTTTGAGAGCTCAAAAAAATAAAATTGTTAAAATCAACGTGATTGATTTAAGAAAATACACCAAAGACAAACATCGCACCGTTGACGATCGCCCATACGGTGGCGGCCCTGGTATGGTGATGCGCGTGGATATTGTTGATCGAGCCCTGAAAAACTTAAAATCAAAAGTAAAAAGTAAAAAGCTAAAGGTAATTTTATTGACACCGCAAGGGAAAACCTTTCATCAAAAAATGGCGCAAAGATTATCTAAATTTGATCATTTAATTTTAATTTGTGGCCATTTTGAAGGCTTTGACGAAAGAATCAGAAAACTAGTGGATATGGAAATTTCGGTTGGTGATTTTGTCCTCACTGGCGGAGAATTAGCTAGTCAGGTTGTTTGCGATGCGGTAGTACGCTTAATTCCAGGCGTGGTCGGCAAAGAAGAATCGCTTAAAGAAGAATCTTTCTCAAATTCACTTCTCGAATATCCTCAATACACCCGACCAGAAATCTACCAAAAAATGGCGGTGCCAAAAATATTGCTTTCTGGAAACCACGCTCAAATTCAAAAATGGCGTCAAAAAATGTCGCTTTCAAAAACTAAAAAAAATCGGCCAGATCTCTTAAAAAATAATTAA
- a CDS encoding KH domain-containing protein, whose translation MAEKDQEFVEYVVQALVSHPDDVTVKRTVDEMGVLIELTVNPEDMGQVIGKEGQTAKALRTLLRVLGAKNNARINLKIIEPAGGQRSTEAKKEEEPQA comes from the coding sequence ATGGCAGAAAAAGATCAAGAGTTTGTTGAATACGTCGTTCAAGCTCTCGTCAGCCATCCTGATGATGTTACCGTTAAAAGAACAGTCGATGAAATGGGTGTTTTAATCGAATTGACTGTTAACCCAGAAGACATGGGTCAAGTCATCGGGAAAGAAGGGCAAACCGCAAAAGCTTTGCGAACCCTTTTGAGAGTTCTTGGAGCCAAGAATAACGCCAGAATCAACTTGAAGATTATTGAACCTGCTGGCGGACAACGTTCAACTGAGGCGAAAAAAGAAGAAGAACCTCAAGCATAA
- the rpsP gene encoding 30S ribosomal protein S16 produces MLSIRLKRDGKKKKPFYRIVVTPKTTSPKGKFIEILGTYNPISNPEKIEIKKDRLEYWLKNGALTSDTVNNLLVKIGFFKKSKLIKKTVTKKKKKKKEEKPEKPAVIETPQQQKAETEGGGLLEQAEEELKEEEAKTEETPAEETTPESTLAENKPEKSPADTAENPQEKKPETKQPADQPKS; encoded by the coding sequence ATGTTATCAATCAGATTAAAACGAGATGGCAAAAAGAAAAAACCCTTTTATCGAATTGTCGTCACCCCCAAAACCACCAGCCCCAAAGGTAAATTTATTGAAATTTTAGGCACTTATAATCCAATTTCAAATCCGGAAAAAATTGAAATTAAAAAAGACCGGCTTGAATATTGGTTAAAAAATGGCGCCCTGACTTCTGACACAGTCAATAATTTATTAGTTAAAATTGGCTTTTTCAAAAAATCTAAACTTATTAAAAAAACCGTCACCAAAAAGAAGAAAAAGAAAAAAGAAGAAAAGCCCGAAAAACCAGCTGTGATTGAAACGCCTCAACAGCAAAAAGCCGAAACTGAAGGTGGCGGACTTTTAGAGCAAGCCGAGGAAGAATTAAAGGAAGAAGAAGCCAAAACTGAAGAAACCCCTGCCGAAGAAACCACGCCTGAATCTACGCTAGCCGAAAATAAACCCGAAAAATCACCAGCTGATACCGCTGAAAATCCCCAAGAAAAAAAGCCCGAAACCAAACAGCCGGCAGACCAGCCAAAATCCTAA